A single window of Arcobacter venerupis DNA harbors:
- the pstS gene encoding phosphate ABC transporter substrate-binding protein PstS, whose translation MKKFALLAPLAAFMLTTSSVSAADFKGSGASFPYSVYQGWIGAYHKATGIEIDYISKGSSAGIKDAVARTVDFAGSDEPLNPTKLAENKLYQFPGVVGAITMSYNMPDTPKLNLSRAAIAGIALGKIEYWDNDVIASANKNVKLPHEKITFVHRADGSGTTFNFTYFLSKISTEWKDTFGVQKDLNWPGDHHIGGKGNTGVATLIKQTPYSIGYVDYADATNNKLQMAVVENKDGSFIKPELKAFQAAAANADLDPKKDFFSVISDPSGKDAYPIVAATFILLPKENVEMNKKITAFYDWSFKNGQELASELGFVPLPEALTTKINGYWTANGIK comes from the coding sequence ATGAAAAAATTCGCGTTATTAGCACCATTAGCTGCATTTATGTTAACTACAAGTTCTGTATCTGCTGCAGACTTCAAAGGTAGTGGGGCATCTTTCCCATATAGCGTTTATCAAGGATGGATTGGTGCTTATCATAAAGCAACTGGAATTGAAATTGATTATATTTCAAAAGGAAGTTCTGCTGGTATCAAAGATGCAGTTGCAAGAACTGTTGATTTTGCAGGTTCAGATGAACCTTTAAACCCTACTAAATTAGCTGAAAATAAATTATACCAATTCCCTGGTGTTGTAGGTGCTATTACAATGAGTTATAACATGCCAGATACTCCAAAATTAAATTTAAGTAGAGCTGCAATTGCTGGTATTGCACTTGGTAAAATTGAATATTGGGATAATGATGTTATTGCATCTGCTAATAAAAATGTAAAACTTCCTCATGAAAAAATCACTTTTGTTCACAGAGCTGATGGTTCAGGAACAACTTTTAACTTTACATACTTTTTAAGTAAAATTTCAACTGAGTGGAAAGATACTTTTGGTGTTCAAAAAGATCTTAACTGGCCAGGTGATCATCATATTGGTGGAAAAGGAAATACAGGTGTAGCTACACTTATTAAACAAACTCCTTACTCTATTGGTTATGTAGATTACGCAGATGCTACAAACAATAAACTTCAAATGGCTGTTGTTGAAAATAAAGATGGTTCATTTATTAAACCTGAATTAAAAGCTTTCCAAGCTGCTGCTGCTAATGCTGATCTTGATCCTAAAAAAGATTTCTTTTCTGTAATTTCTGACCCATCAGGTAAAGATGCATATCCAATCGTTGCTGCAACATTTATTTTATTACCAAAAGAAAATGTTGAAATGAACAAAAAAATCACTGCATTTTATGATTGGTCATTTAAAAATGGTCAAGAACTTGCAAGTGAGTTAGGTTTTGTTCCACTTCCTGAAGCATTAACTACTAAAATTAATGGATACTGGACTGCAAACGGTATTAAATAA
- the pstA gene encoding phosphate ABC transporter permease PstA: MRLLTNKIILILSTLSALVGLAFLAWILITLMAKGLSSFHLSLFFTDLIDGGLRNLIIGQFIIAGIASCIGIPIGMLAGIYLQEYGNGKFVRLIRDLSDIMMSAPSIVIGAFVYAVVVVPTGGTSGFAGSIALAVMMIPIVINTTDNMLSLVPRELREAGMALGASKYRVILDIIIKAAKVGIMTGLLLSFARIIGETAPLLFTSETSNFFSLDLTEAYPSLTVSIYNLANDPTEASRDLAWAASFILTILVLFINLIGRYTTRHKG; encoded by the coding sequence ATGAGATTACTTACAAATAAAATTATATTAATATTATCAACTCTTTCAGCTTTAGTTGGTTTAGCATTTTTAGCTTGGATATTAATAACATTAATGGCAAAAGGACTTTCGTCTTTTCATCTTTCACTGTTTTTTACAGATTTAATTGATGGTGGGCTTAGAAATCTAATTATTGGACAGTTTATAATTGCAGGAATTGCTTCTTGTATTGGTATTCCAATTGGTATGTTAGCTGGAATTTATCTTCAAGAGTATGGAAATGGTAAGTTTGTTAGATTAATAAGAGACTTAAGTGATATTATGATGAGTGCTCCATCAATTGTAATTGGGGCATTCGTTTATGCAGTTGTTGTTGTTCCAACAGGAGGAACAAGTGGCTTTGCAGGAAGTATTGCACTTGCAGTTATGATGATTCCAATTGTAATTAACACAACTGATAATATGTTATCACTGGTTCCACGAGAGTTAAGAGAAGCAGGAATGGCATTGGGTGCAAGTAAGTACCGAGTTATCTTAGATATTATTATCAAAGCTGCAAAAGTTGGGATAATGACAGGTTTACTTCTATCATTTGCAAGAATTATTGGTGAAACTGCACCTTTACTTTTTACAAGTGAAACAAGTAACTTTTTTAGTTTAGATTTAACAGAAGCTTACCCATCTTTAACGGTAAGTATTTATAACCTTGCAAATGACCCTACTGAAGCAAGTAGAGATTTAGCATGGGCAGCATCATTTATACTTACAATTTTGGTTTTATTTATAAACCTAATTGGAAGATACACTACAAGACACAAAGGATAA
- a CDS encoding DUF2721 domain-containing protein → MEIEISTPALLFPAISLLLLAYTNRFLTTGQLIRSISHQARTHGGQELVGQIDNLKKRLELTKWMQFFGVVSMLMCTVSMFALFLGFYIVGKQVFGLSLITMCLSLCISLWEVYISSNALNLELKDLVEKCK, encoded by the coding sequence ATGGAAATAGAAATATCAACACCTGCTTTATTATTCCCCGCAATTTCGTTACTTCTTTTGGCATATACAAACCGTTTTTTAACAACGGGACAACTTATTCGCTCAATCAGTCATCAAGCAAGAACACATGGTGGACAAGAACTTGTAGGGCAAATTGATAATTTAAAAAAAAGACTTGAACTTACAAAATGGATGCAATTTTTTGGAGTTGTTTCAATGCTTATGTGTACAGTTTCAATGTTCGCTTTATTTTTAGGTTTTTATATTGTTGGTAAACAAGTATTTGGATTAAGTTTGATTACCATGTGTTTATCATTATGTATCTCATTGTGGGAAGTTTATATCTCTTCAAATGCTTTAAATTTGGAATTAAAAGATTTAGTTGAGAAGTGTAAATAA
- the pstC gene encoding phosphate ABC transporter permease subunit PstC: MEKIFKNLSLISASFVLIVLVAIFISLFNSAKPAIEEFGLGFITESAWGKDVPIEKNPSATPTEKKVVEEKPEVYDELLMGYDDTITRTIYGGLVPIVGTLLSTLIAMVFALPIAMGIAVFLAEIAPKNISNVVGIAIELLAAIPSIIFGMWGLFYFAPIVQDIVGGYQVSLLTAGLVLGVMILPFMAAITRDSMRTTPYVLKESAYALGATKFEVIKDIIFPYSKKGIIGSIILALGRALGETMAVAFLIGSIFVLPQKLNDPTVSIPVAMANNFGEASGLTLSSLFYLAFLLFIISFIVISIAKFYFLRKAN; encoded by the coding sequence ATGGAAAAAATCTTTAAAAATCTCTCTTTGATTAGTGCAAGTTTTGTTCTAATTGTACTTGTGGCTATATTTATTAGTCTATTTAATTCTGCTAAACCAGCTATTGAAGAGTTTGGTTTAGGATTCATAACTGAATCTGCTTGGGGAAAAGATGTTCCTATTGAGAAGAATCCTTCAGCTACTCCTACTGAAAAAAAAGTAGTAGAAGAAAAACCTGAAGTATATGATGAATTACTTATGGGCTATGATGACACAATCACTAGAACAATATATGGTGGGTTAGTACCAATTGTTGGTACTTTACTTTCAACGCTGATTGCTATGGTTTTTGCTTTACCTATTGCCATGGGAATAGCTGTATTTTTAGCAGAAATCGCTCCTAAAAATATTTCAAATGTAGTTGGAATTGCTATAGAACTTCTAGCTGCAATTCCAAGTATTATTTTTGGTATGTGGGGTTTATTTTATTTTGCTCCTATAGTTCAAGATATAGTTGGTGGTTATCAAGTTTCTTTATTAACTGCTGGACTTGTTCTTGGAGTTATGATTCTTCCATTTATGGCAGCAATTACAAGAGATAGTATGAGAACAACTCCTTATGTATTAAAAGAGTCAGCTTATGCTTTAGGTGCTACAAAATTTGAAGTTATAAAAGATATTATTTTTCCTTATTCAAAAAAAGGAATTATAGGTTCAATTATCCTTGCCCTTGGTCGAGCTTTAGGTGAAACAATGGCAGTTGCTTTTTTAATAGGTTCAATATTTGTTTTACCTCAAAAATTAAATGACCCAACTGTGTCAATTCCAGTTGCTATGGCAAATAACTTTGGTGAAGCCTCAGGTCTTACTTTATCGTCACTGTTTTATTTGGCATTTTTATTATTCATAATTAGCTTTATCGTTATATCTATTGCTAAATTTTATTTTTTAAGAAAGGCTAATTAA
- a CDS encoding response regulator, with amino-acid sequence MKLKSLFMLLFILNTFSFISVAFVINKYQKATIKLEDAYKMQYKSLILADELRQSSDDLTRMARTYVITGNPMFEEQYKTVLGIRNGELPRPKRYNGIFWDFYTLNNNKPLLDGEKIPLRELMIQANFPESELNLLFTSQNESDELTNLEHKAINAIKGKFLDKDGNYTIKGEPDFVLARELMHSDVYHLAKIRIMEPLDRFYKAFENRTKQKIIETKQSLKEVEFSVNVIVLISIILFLMSFFIILFRIVYPIDLLRRVMLKLSRNDMSVEIEKNKFDDEVGDMIGAVEIFKENTQKLVTGEYQLKQAMEDAKSANQAKSIFLARMSHELRTPLNAILGFTNILKKSMNATPLEKDNLNIIKKSADHLLNIINEILELSKIEAGKIEIYPKNFDFFELIKEIEDIFAFRCEGKNLKFNINLSNDLPNFIKADEQRLRQILINLLGNSLKFTNEGEINLNIYTLNNMLFFEVKDTGIGIDIKNQEKIFKPFEQVKLDNYTQQGTGLGLAITKELITLMGGTIYVKSKLQIGSEFYFSINFKKANIDEINIKTQIKEIIGVKNQQNDKTILVVDDIKENRDLIVQILSSYGFKTLEAISGNEALELFDNQNEKIDLIFMDILMEDLDGLQTIQIIRKKEKNSNIPIIALTANVFEEDKKQALNAGANDFLPKPVEEKDILIVLEKYLQIELEYEIEQDKQINDFKIELQNLPKEFFEKLNKQALLMNNEKIIFLLKEFNLSNDLENHIKHLIKEFKYQELIDLNKIF; translated from the coding sequence TTGAAATTAAAAAGCCTTTTCATGTTATTGTTTATTTTAAATACATTTTCATTTATTAGTGTTGCATTTGTAATAAATAAATATCAAAAAGCAACAATAAAACTTGAAGATGCTTATAAAATGCAGTATAAATCACTAATTCTCGCAGATGAGTTAAGACAAAGTAGTGATGACTTAACAAGAATGGCACGAACTTATGTAATAACTGGTAATCCTATGTTTGAAGAACAGTACAAAACTGTTTTAGGTATAAGAAATGGAGAGTTACCAAGACCTAAAAGATATAATGGGATTTTTTGGGATTTTTATACTTTAAATAATAATAAACCACTACTTGATGGAGAAAAAATACCTCTTCGAGAACTAATGATTCAAGCAAATTTCCCCGAATCAGAGTTAAATCTACTTTTTACTTCTCAAAATGAATCGGATGAATTAACAAATCTTGAACATAAAGCTATAAATGCAATAAAAGGTAAATTTCTAGATAAAGATGGAAACTACACAATTAAAGGCGAACCAGACTTTGTCCTTGCAAGAGAACTTATGCACTCAGATGTTTATCATCTTGCAAAAATAAGAATTATGGAACCCCTTGATAGATTTTATAAAGCTTTTGAAAATAGAACAAAACAAAAAATTATTGAAACAAAACAGAGTCTAAAAGAAGTGGAGTTTTCAGTAAATGTGATAGTTTTAATCTCTATTATTTTATTTTTAATGTCTTTTTTTATTATTCTTTTTAGAATTGTTTATCCAATAGATTTATTAAGAAGAGTGATGTTAAAACTTTCACGAAATGATATGAGTGTTGAAATTGAAAAAAATAAATTTGATGATGAAGTAGGGGACATGATAGGAGCAGTTGAGATTTTTAAAGAAAATACTCAAAAACTCGTAACTGGAGAATATCAATTAAAACAAGCTATGGAAGATGCAAAAAGTGCAAATCAAGCTAAATCTATTTTTTTAGCACGAATGAGCCATGAATTAAGGACTCCACTAAATGCGATTTTAGGTTTTACAAATATCTTAAAAAAATCAATGAATGCCACACCTTTGGAAAAAGACAATTTAAACATCATTAAAAAAAGTGCAGATCATCTTTTAAATATAATAAATGAAATTTTAGAGTTATCAAAAATAGAAGCTGGAAAAATAGAAATTTACCCAAAAAACTTTGATTTCTTTGAATTAATAAAAGAAATAGAAGATATTTTTGCTTTTAGATGTGAAGGGAAAAATTTAAAATTTAATATAAATTTATCAAATGATTTACCAAATTTCATAAAAGCAGATGAGCAAAGGCTGAGACAAATTCTTATTAATCTTTTAGGGAACTCTTTAAAATTCACAAATGAGGGAGAAATCAATTTAAATATTTATACTTTAAATAATATGCTTTTTTTTGAAGTAAAAGACACAGGAATTGGAATTGATATAAAAAATCAAGAGAAAATTTTTAAGCCCTTTGAACAAGTAAAACTGGATAATTACACCCAACAAGGAACAGGTTTGGGTTTAGCAATTACAAAAGAGTTAATTACACTTATGGGTGGAACAATTTATGTAAAAAGTAAACTACAAATTGGAAGTGAATTCTATTTTAGTATAAATTTCAAAAAAGCAAATATTGATGAAATAAATATCAAAACACAAATAAAAGAGATAATAGGAGTGAAAAATCAACAAAATGATAAAACAATTTTAGTTGTTGATGATATTAAAGAGAATAGAGATTTAATAGTGCAAATTTTATCTTCTTATGGATTTAAAACTTTAGAAGCAATAAGTGGAAATGAAGCTTTAGAACTTTTTGATAATCAAAATGAAAAAATAGATTTGATTTTTATGGATATTTTAATGGAAGATTTAGATGGTTTACAAACTATACAAATTATCAGAAAAAAAGAGAAAAATTCAAATATTCCAATCATCGCACTTACAGCAAATGTTTTTGAAGAGGATAAAAAACAAGCTTTAAATGCTGGTGCAAATGATTTTTTACCAAAACCAGTTGAAGAAAAAGATATTTTGATAGTTTTAGAAAAATATTTGCAAATCGAACTTGAATATGAAATAGAACAAGACAAACAGATAAATGATTTTAAAATAGAATTACAAAATCTTCCAAAAGAGTTTTTTGAGAAATTAAATAAACAAGCTTTATTAATGAACAATGAAAAGATAATATTTTTATTAAAAGAATTCAATTTATCAAATGATTTAGAAAACCATATAAAACATCTAATTAAGGAGTTTAAATATCAAGAATTGATAGATTTAAATAAAATTTTTTAA
- a CDS encoding ClbS/DfsB family four-helix bundle protein — MAVPINKEELQEAIISNYTKLKKELLTIAFEKTSINELEGHSKGTLMSINNLISYLVGWGELVIKWNEKKDNNEAVDFPETGYKWNELGKLAQKFYEDFKNDDFNSLIIKLDKTVETILLLIENKSNKELYDVTWYEKWTLGRMIQFNTSSAYLNGKNRIRKWKKAQNTKS, encoded by the coding sequence ATGGCAGTACCAATAAATAAAGAAGAATTACAAGAAGCAATTATAAGTAATTATACTAAATTGAAAAAGGAACTTTTGACTATAGCTTTTGAAAAAACATCTATCAATGAATTAGAGGGGCATTCAAAAGGAACTTTAATGAGTATAAACAATTTAATTTCTTATCTAGTTGGTTGGGGTGAATTAGTAATAAAATGGAATGAAAAAAAAGACAATAATGAAGCGGTTGATTTTCCAGAAACTGGATATAAATGGAATGAATTAGGAAAACTTGCCCAAAAATTTTACGAAGACTTTAAAAATGATGATTTTAATTCTTTGATTATAAAATTAGATAAAACAGTTGAAACTATTTTATTATTGATTGAAAATAAATCTAATAAAGAACTTTATGATGTAACTTGGTATGAAAAATGGACACTTGGAAGAATGATTCAATTTAATACTTCATCTGCTTACTTAAATGGGAAAAATAGAATTCGTAAGTGGAAAAAAGCTCAAAATACTAAATCATAA
- a CDS encoding PhoU family transcriptional regulator, translating to MMLKDYSDKLDEINDKMLSITQDILDANKIILTGLQECNKGLLDNAKSNLKNMSTRTTEIDNSIVKILALYSPEAKDLRFAVSFFKISNELLRASSNTRTFISGLSNYCTELDETTVKEFAVPMQKSTIDCLTAVVKMIKATSNEETQESFNNIIVSENKTDEYYELLQDNIYKKAPNIEDFGKFTKILRALRKSEKIADRALDVGSLLLFARIGGELGAAE from the coding sequence GTGATGTTAAAAGATTATAGCGACAAACTAGACGAAATCAATGATAAGATGTTATCAATAACACAAGACATCTTAGACGCAAACAAAATTATACTTACAGGTTTACAAGAGTGTAATAAAGGGTTATTAGATAATGCAAAAAGCAATCTAAAAAATATGAGTACAAGAACTACTGAAATAGATAATTCAATAGTTAAAATATTAGCTCTTTATTCACCAGAAGCAAAAGATTTAAGATTTGCAGTTTCATTTTTTAAAATTTCAAATGAACTTTTAAGAGCATCTTCAAATACAAGAACTTTTATTTCAGGACTTAGCAATTATTGTACGGAATTAGATGAAACAACAGTAAAAGAGTTTGCTGTTCCTATGCAAAAATCAACTATTGATTGTTTAACTGCTGTTGTAAAAATGATAAAAGCAACTTCAAATGAAGAAACACAAGAGTCTTTTAACAATATCATTGTTTCAGAAAACAAAACTGATGAATATTATGAATTATTACAAGATAATATTTATAAAAAAGCTCCAAATATAGAAGATTTTGGTAAATTCACAAAAATCTTAAGAGCTTTAAGAAAAAGTGAAAAAATAGCTGACCGTGCTTTAGATGTTGGAAGTTTACTTCTTTTTGCAAGAATTGGTGGCGAGTTAGGTGCTGCTGAATAG
- the pstB gene encoding phosphate ABC transporter ATP-binding protein PstB — MPIMTIEDFSFTYASAQTRSLNNINLKIKRNTITALIGPSGCGKSTLLRSLNRIHDLYPGNKYEGKVMLLNEEKNEMENILDIKKENEFIQLRQRVGMIFQKPTPFPMSIFDNVAYGLKISGIKNKGELAGRVEMALKGSALFGEVKDRMNKSAMGLSGGQQQRLCIARAVALKPELLLFDEPTSALDPISTAAIEELIVELKKDVSIAIVTHNMQQASRISNYTAFMYLGDLIEFNETDKIFINPEQKKTEDYITGRFG; from the coding sequence ATGCCAATAATGACTATAGAAGATTTTAGTTTTACTTATGCCTCAGCACAAACTAGATCATTAAATAATATTAACTTAAAAATTAAAAGAAATACTATAACAGCTTTAATCGGACCTAGTGGATGTGGTAAATCAACACTTCTTAGATCTTTAAACAGAATCCATGATTTATACCCTGGTAATAAATACGAGGGAAAAGTTATGCTTCTAAATGAAGAAAAAAATGAGATGGAAAATATTCTTGATATTAAGAAAGAGAATGAGTTTATTCAATTAAGACAAAGAGTTGGTATGATATTTCAAAAACCAACACCATTTCCAATGAGTATATTTGATAATGTTGCTTACGGTTTAAAAATATCTGGAATTAAAAACAAAGGTGAATTAGCTGGTAGAGTTGAGATGGCTTTAAAAGGAAGTGCTTTATTTGGTGAAGTAAAAGACCGTATGAATAAAAGTGCTATGGGTTTAAGTGGAGGGCAACAACAACGTCTATGTATTGCAAGAGCAGTTGCATTAAAACCTGAACTTTTACTTTTTGATGAACCAACATCTGCTCTTGATCCAATTTCAACAGCTGCTATTGAAGAGTTAATTGTAGAGTTAAAAAAAGATGTAAGTATTGCTATTGTTACACACAATATGCAACAAGCAAGTCGTATAAGTAATTATACTGCCTTTATGTATCTTGGGGATTTAATAGAATTTAATGAAACAGATAAAATTTTCATAAACCCTGAGCAAAAGAAAACAGAAGATTATATTACAGGGAGATTTGGGTGA
- a CDS encoding hybrid sensor histidine kinase/response regulator has product MDKKYTILIIDDKSENLHYLNTLLNEKEEYQVRATTDSNFAINSSKLNPPNLILLDIKMPNLDGFEVCKLLKKEENLKDIPIIFISALDDVQSKVKAFEEGGVDYITKPFEKEEVLARIKTQLNIFESKKTISNLLEQQDFFLKKIIHEMNTPLSIISLNIDNLESNLGYKEEFETIKASSKSLSSIYNDLYYLSKKEKRVSQMSHINLMRFLSSRLAFFDEMANVKNIDMSLDIHEEFDIFMDSYELERVIDNTLSNAIKYSFEDSNIDIILEKKEDFYKLEIKNEGIQIADTKVIFNAYYQQKDKNVGFGLGLNIVKEICDKYEIEIIVSSINNQTSFTYIFPENLIYKGNR; this is encoded by the coding sequence ATGGATAAAAAATATACAATATTAATAATAGATGACAAAAGTGAGAATCTTCACTACTTAAATACTCTATTAAATGAAAAAGAAGAGTATCAAGTAAGAGCTACAACAGATTCAAATTTTGCAATAAATTCATCAAAGCTAAATCCACCAAACTTAATACTTTTGGATATAAAAATGCCAAATCTTGATGGTTTTGAGGTTTGCAAACTTTTAAAAAAAGAAGAGAATTTAAAAGATATTCCTATTATTTTTATTAGTGCTTTGGATGATGTACAAAGTAAAGTAAAAGCCTTTGAAGAAGGAGGAGTTGATTATATTACTAAACCCTTTGAAAAAGAGGAAGTTCTTGCACGAATCAAAACTCAATTAAATATCTTTGAGAGTAAAAAAACCATTTCAAATCTTTTGGAACAACAAGACTTTTTTCTAAAAAAAATCATACATGAAATGAATACACCACTTAGTATCATAAGTTTAAATATTGATAATTTAGAATCAAATTTGGGATATAAAGAGGAGTTTGAAACTATAAAAGCTTCAAGTAAATCTCTATCATCAATTTACAATGATTTATATTATTTAAGTAAAAAAGAGAAAAGAGTTTCGCAAATGTCACATATTAATTTGATGAGATTTTTATCTTCAAGATTAGCTTTTTTTGATGAAATGGCAAATGTGAAGAATATTGATATGAGTTTAGATATTCATGAAGAGTTTGATATTTTTATGGATTCTTATGAGTTAGAAAGAGTTATTGATAACACCCTTTCAAATGCAATAAAATATTCCTTTGAAGACTCAAATATAGATATTATTTTAGAGAAAAAAGAAGATTTTTATAAACTTGAAATAAAAAATGAAGGAATACAAATCGCTGATACAAAAGTAATTTTTAATGCCTATTATCAACAAAAAGATAAAAATGTAGGTTTTGGATTAGGATTAAATATAGTAAAAGAGATTTGTGATAAATATGAAATAGAAATCATTGTAAGCTCAATAAACAATCAAACATCATTTACCTATATTTTTCCAGAAAATCTAATTTACAAGGGAAACAGATGA
- the motA gene encoding flagellar motor stator protein MotA has translation MDLTVIIGMLGAIASISIGDLMEGGNPIHIIHLTSIIIVIPTAMFAAATATDSHALSAAFKELKIVFKKSPINFEDRIDELVNYAITVKKHGVLALEKDLQTIEDEFLKEALSMVVDGSKEEQIEESLDAIIEETEHYYHSASHYWLLAGETCPVMGLVGAVLGLILALQKLDNPAEMAAGIAGAFTATVTGISGAYLFLGPWGNKMKAKAHILIKEKLIILAATKGIARGDAPGELKLKLTKMITSMPTKA, from the coding sequence ATGGATTTAACCGTAATTATTGGTATGCTAGGAGCAATAGCATCAATTTCAATTGGTGATTTAATGGAAGGTGGAAACCCTATCCATATTATTCACTTAACATCGATAATTATTGTTATACCAACTGCAATGTTTGCAGCTGCAACTGCTACGGATTCGCATGCACTTTCTGCTGCTTTTAAAGAATTAAAAATTGTTTTTAAAAAATCTCCTATTAATTTTGAAGATAGAATAGATGAACTTGTTAATTATGCAATTACAGTTAAAAAACATGGTGTTTTAGCATTAGAAAAAGATCTTCAAACAATAGAAGATGAATTTTTAAAAGAAGCATTAAGTATGGTTGTTGATGGTTCAAAAGAGGAACAAATAGAAGAATCTTTAGATGCAATTATTGAAGAGACAGAACATTATTATCACAGTGCTTCACATTATTGGTTATTAGCAGGAGAAACTTGTCCTGTTATGGGATTAGTGGGGGCAGTACTTGGATTAATTCTTGCTTTACAAAAACTTGATAATCCAGCTGAAATGGCAGCTGGAATCGCAGGAGCATTTACAGCAACAGTAACTGGAATTTCAGGAGCATATTTATTTTTAGGACCTTGGGGAAATAAAATGAAAGCAAAAGCTCACATTTTAATAAAAGAAAAACTAATTATATTAGCTGCTACAAAAGGTATTGCAAGAGGTGATGCACCAGGAGAGTTAAAATTAAAATTAACTAAAATGATAACTTCAATGCCTACAAAAGCTTAA
- a CDS encoding response regulator transcription factor has product MKIFLLEDDFALNKIIKISLQNRGFFVDSFTDGYKAVDGILNSKHDLYILDLNVLGFDGHKVLEFIRKDDLNVPIIMISAEIDIENIKKSYTLGCNDYIKKPFDFEELFLRIQYHLSHIQKDENSDFLIDLGYDFSFNLLEQTLHKSNNEIELTSKEKLLLSLLVKNINNTVTNEMIHEYVWDSKEMEAVSMRTIVHKLKKKLKNGMIINLRAVGYKLIK; this is encoded by the coding sequence ATGAAAATATTTTTACTTGAAGATGATTTTGCTTTAAATAAAATCATAAAAATCTCTTTACAAAATAGAGGTTTTTTTGTGGATAGTTTCACCGATGGCTATAAAGCTGTTGATGGAATATTAAATAGCAAACATGACTTGTATATTCTGGATTTAAATGTCTTAGGATTTGATGGACACAAGGTTTTAGAGTTCATCAGAAAAGATGATTTAAATGTTCCTATTATAATGATTAGTGCTGAAATTGATATAGAAAATATCAAAAAATCTTACACTTTAGGATGTAATGATTACATAAAAAAACCCTTTGATTTTGAGGAGTTATTTTTGAGAATTCAGTACCATTTAAGTCATATACAAAAAGATGAAAATAGTGATTTTTTGATAGATTTAGGTTATGACTTTTCATTTAATTTGCTTGAACAAACTTTACATAAATCAAACAATGAAATAGAACTAACAAGTAAAGAAAAACTACTTTTAAGCCTACTTGTAAAAAATATAAATAACACAGTTACAAATGAGATGATTCACGAATATGTTTGGGATAGTAAAGAAATGGAAGCAGTTAGCATGAGAACGATAGTTCATAAACTAAAGAAAAAACTAAAAAATGGAATGATTATAAACCTAAGAGCAGTGGGTTATAAACTGATTAAATAA